From the Desertibacillus haloalkaliphilus genome, one window contains:
- the atpE gene encoding F0F1 ATP synthase subunit C encodes MALGSLAAAIAVGLAALGAAIGNALIVKSTLEGIARQPELKSTLQTIMFIGVALVEALPIIAVVIAFLVM; translated from the coding sequence ATGGCTTTAGGTAGTTTAGCAGCTGCAATTGCAGTAGGTCTAGCGGCACTTGGTGCAGCTATTGGTAACGCACTTATCGTAAAAAGTACTTTAGAGGGGATTGCACGTCAACCTGAATTAAAGAGTACATTACAAACAATTATGTTTATCGGGGTAGCCCTTGTTGAGGCATTACCGATCATCGCGGTCGTAATCGCATTCTTGGTCATGTAA
- the atpF gene encoding F0F1 ATP synthase subunit B — protein MFEEIYWGNALYQLFVFVLLLILLKKWAWGPIMNMMKDREEYVANEIDTAEKNRKEAEKYLEEQRVEVKKAREEAQSIIENAKKLSDKQSEDILASARQEADRMKESALAEIQREKEQAVNSLRDQVSSLSVLIATKVIEKELSEKDQEKLIQDYLKEVGEEL, from the coding sequence ATGTTTGAAGAAATTTACTGGGGAAATGCATTGTACCAGTTATTCGTATTCGTCCTATTGTTGATTCTCCTTAAGAAATGGGCATGGGGTCCAATCATGAATATGATGAAAGACCGTGAAGAATACGTTGCAAATGAAATTGATACAGCTGAAAAGAATCGCAAAGAAGCTGAGAAATATTTAGAAGAACAGCGCGTGGAAGTGAAGAAAGCGCGTGAGGAAGCTCAATCAATTATTGAAAATGCGAAGAAGCTTAGTGATAAGCAAAGTGAGGACATCCTTGCTTCTGCGCGTCAAGAAGCGGATCGCATGAAAGAATCGGCACTTGCTGAAATTCAACGTGAAAAAGAGCAAGCTGTTAATTCATTACGTGACCAAGTGTCATCATTATCCGTTCTTATTGCTACAAAGGTAATTGAGAAAGAATTAAGTGAGAAAGATCAAGAAAAGCTGATTCAAGATTATCTTAAAGAGGTAGGCGAAGAGCTATGA
- a CDS encoding F0F1 ATP synthase subunit delta, whose amino-acid sequence MSNHAVANRYAVALFQLAKERGQLEPISEELQQVKEVVESTPELEQLLEHPKVTSQKKKNLIQDTLASGLSESVVNTLLLLIERGRINIILPLIDKYQQLANDERGIANATIYSVKPLTEEEKNQFSQGFAKKIGKNTLYVENIIDQDLIGGVKIRIGDRIFDGSVKRQLDRLERQLISGKR is encoded by the coding sequence ATGAGCAACCATGCGGTAGCGAATCGTTATGCTGTTGCTCTTTTTCAGTTAGCAAAAGAACGTGGTCAACTTGAACCAATCAGTGAAGAATTGCAACAAGTGAAGGAAGTTGTCGAGAGCACACCTGAACTTGAGCAGTTATTAGAACATCCAAAAGTTACGAGTCAAAAGAAGAAAAATTTGATTCAAGATACGCTTGCAAGTGGCTTAAGTGAAAGTGTCGTTAATACGTTACTACTACTAATCGAGCGAGGAAGAATTAATATTATTTTGCCGTTAATCGATAAGTACCAGCAGCTTGCTAATGATGAGCGTGGCATTGCAAACGCAACAATCTATTCGGTCAAACCGTTAACTGAAGAGGAGAAGAACCAATTTAGTCAAGGGTTTGCGAAGAAGATTGGTAAGAATACTTTATATGTTGAAAACATTATCGATCAAGATCTCATTGGTGGTGTTAAAATTCGCATCGGTGATCGTATTTTTGATGGTAGTGTGAAGCGTCAACTTGATCGCCTTGAGCGTCAATTGATTTCTGGGAAACGTTAG
- the atpA gene encoding F0F1 ATP synthase subunit alpha yields MSIKPDEISSLIKKQIENFQSDVEVNDVGTVIRVGDGIALAHGLENCMAGELLEFSNGVMGMAQNLEENNVGIVILGPFTDIREGDEVKRTGRIMEVPVGEELLGRVVNPLGQPLDGQGPVETTKTRPIESPAPGVMDRKSVHEPLQTGIKAIDALIPIGRGQRELIIGDRQTGKTAIAIDTILNQKDEDMICIYVAIGQKESTVAGVVETLRQKGALDYTIVVSASAAQPAPLQYLAPYAGVSMGEEFMYNGKHVLVIYDDLTKQASAYRELSLLLRRPPGREAYPGDVFFLHSRLLERAAKLSDDKGAGSLTALPFIETQAGDVSAYIPTNVISITDGQIFLQSDLFFSGVRPAVNAGLSVSRVGGSAQIKAMKKVAGTLRLDLASFRELEAFAQFGSDLDKATQAKLNRGARTVEVLKQGLHEPLPVERQVAILYALTKGFIDDLPVEDVSRFESELFTFLEHNKKDLLDHIRTTGNLPEDSEFKAAIEEMKKGFNASK; encoded by the coding sequence ATGAGCATCAAACCAGATGAAATTAGTTCTCTTATAAAAAAACAGATTGAAAATTTCCAATCTGATGTTGAAGTAAATGATGTCGGTACGGTTATCCGTGTTGGTGACGGTATCGCACTTGCTCATGGCCTTGAGAATTGTATGGCTGGTGAGCTTCTTGAATTCTCGAACGGCGTTATGGGGATGGCTCAAAACTTAGAAGAAAACAACGTCGGTATCGTTATTTTAGGACCTTTTACCGATATCCGTGAAGGTGATGAGGTTAAACGTACAGGTCGTATCATGGAAGTTCCTGTCGGTGAGGAACTACTAGGCCGTGTTGTTAACCCATTAGGTCAACCGCTTGATGGACAAGGTCCAGTTGAAACGACAAAAACTCGCCCGATTGAAAGCCCAGCTCCAGGGGTAATGGATCGTAAATCGGTACACGAGCCACTTCAAACAGGGATTAAAGCGATCGATGCCCTTATCCCAATTGGACGTGGTCAGCGTGAGTTAATCATCGGTGACCGTCAAACAGGGAAAACAGCGATTGCGATTGATACTATCCTAAACCAAAAAGACGAAGATATGATTTGTATCTACGTTGCGATTGGACAAAAAGAATCAACGGTTGCAGGCGTTGTTGAAACCCTTCGTCAAAAAGGTGCATTAGATTACACGATCGTCGTATCTGCAAGTGCGGCACAACCAGCTCCACTACAATACTTAGCACCATATGCTGGGGTATCAATGGGTGAAGAGTTCATGTACAACGGTAAGCACGTTCTTGTGATCTATGATGACTTAACGAAACAGGCATCTGCGTATCGTGAACTTTCTCTATTATTACGTCGTCCTCCAGGACGTGAAGCCTATCCAGGGGATGTCTTCTTCTTACACTCTCGCTTATTAGAGCGTGCCGCAAAGTTAAGTGATGACAAAGGTGCAGGCTCACTAACAGCTCTTCCATTTATCGAAACACAAGCTGGTGACGTTTCTGCCTACATTCCTACAAACGTAATTTCGATTACGGATGGACAAATCTTCTTGCAATCTGATCTCTTCTTCTCAGGGGTTCGCCCAGCGGTTAACGCCGGTTTATCGGTATCCCGTGTTGGTGGTTCCGCACAGATCAAAGCGATGAAGAAAGTAGCAGGTACACTTCGTCTAGACCTTGCGTCTTTCCGTGAGTTAGAAGCATTTGCTCAGTTCGGTTCTGACCTTGATAAAGCGACACAAGCGAAGTTAAACCGTGGTGCACGTACGGTTGAAGTGTTAAAGCAAGGGCTTCATGAGCCGTTACCAGTTGAAAGACAGGTTGCAATCCTTTATGCACTAACAAAAGGATTCATCGATGACCTTCCGGTTGAAGATGTTTCTCGCTTTGAATCAGAGCTATTTACGTTCTTAGAACATAATAAGAAGGATCTTTTAGATCACATTCGCACAACTGGTAATCTTCCAGAAGATAGTGAGTTCAAAGCTGCTATCGAAGAAATGAAAAAAGGATTTAACGCTTCTAAGTAA
- a CDS encoding F0F1 ATP synthase subunit gamma, producing MASLRDIKTRINSTKKTKQITKAMQMVSAAKLNRAQTNAESFAPYTEKIREVVASIASGNSDVSHPMLEERPIKKTGYIVITSDRGLAGAYNSSLLRSVTNTINERHKSKDEYGIIVMGRVGRDFFKKRGMPIIQEIVGLSDSPEFSDVKSIARTTVEMFADELFDELYLCYNHFVSPITQEVTETKVLPLTDLSSDEASLDYEYEPSEEAILEQLLPQYAESLIYGSLLDAKASEFGARMTAMSAATDNATDLIDSLTLSYNRARQAAITQEITEIVGGAAALE from the coding sequence ATGGCTTCTTTACGAGATATAAAAACGCGGATTAATTCGACAAAGAAGACGAAACAAATCACAAAAGCGATGCAAATGGTTTCAGCTGCAAAATTGAACCGTGCGCAAACCAATGCAGAATCGTTCGCTCCTTATACGGAAAAGATTCGCGAAGTGGTAGCGAGCATTGCTTCTGGAAACAGTGATGTTAGTCATCCAATGTTAGAAGAACGTCCGATTAAGAAGACGGGGTATATCGTAATCACATCTGATCGTGGCCTTGCGGGTGCTTATAACAGTAGTTTACTCCGTTCTGTGACGAATACAATTAATGAACGACATAAATCAAAAGATGAGTATGGAATCATTGTGATGGGTCGTGTTGGACGAGATTTCTTTAAGAAACGTGGTATGCCAATCATCCAAGAAATTGTTGGTTTATCAGATTCACCTGAGTTTAGTGATGTGAAAAGCATTGCAAGAACGACGGTTGAAATGTTTGCCGATGAGCTCTTTGATGAGTTGTATCTCTGCTATAACCATTTTGTCAGTCCGATCACACAAGAGGTGACAGAGACAAAGGTATTGCCACTGACAGACTTATCTTCTGACGAGGCTAGCCTTGACTATGAATATGAGCCTTCTGAAGAAGCAATTCTTGAACAATTATTGCCACAGTATGCAGAGAGCTTGATTTACGGTTCCCTACTTGATGCAAAAGCAAGTGAGTTTGGTGCACGTATGACAGCGATGAGTGCTGCTACTGATAATGCAACTGATTTAATTGATAGTTTAACACTTTCATACAACCGTGCTCGTCAAGCAGCGATTACCCAGGAAATTACCGAGATCGTCGGTGGGGCTGCTGCACTCGAATAG
- the atpD gene encoding F0F1 ATP synthase subunit beta, whose translation MNKGRVTQVMGPVVDVTFNSGELPEIYNALTISQKTESSNDVDVNVTLEVALHLGDDSVRTVAMGPTDGLVRGAEVVDTGAPISVPVGDVTLGRVFNVLGETIDLNDEIPAEETRNPIHREAPKYEELSTQKEILETGIKVVDLLAPYIKGGKIGLFGGAGVGKTVLIQELINNIAQEHGGISVFAGVGERTREGNDLYFEMSDSGVIKKTAMVFGQMNEPPGARMRVALAGLTMAEHFRDQEGADVLLFIDNIYRFTQAGSEVSALLGRMPSAVGYQPTLASEMGQLQERITSTKTGSVTSIQAIYVPADDYTDPAPATAFAHLDATTNLERKLSEMGIYPAVDPLASTSRALEPDVVGGEHYEVARQVQQTLQKYNELQDIIAILGMDELSEDDKLVVHRARRIQFFLSQNFHVAEQFTGQPGSYVPVKETIKGFKEILDGKHDDIPEDAFRLVGRIEEVVEKAKEMA comes from the coding sequence ATGAATAAAGGACGCGTCACTCAAGTAATGGGTCCAGTTGTTGACGTAACATTCAACAGTGGTGAATTACCTGAGATCTATAACGCATTAACGATTTCACAAAAAACGGAATCGAGTAATGACGTTGATGTGAATGTAACATTAGAAGTTGCATTACACCTAGGAGATGACAGTGTACGTACCGTAGCGATGGGACCGACGGATGGTCTTGTACGTGGGGCAGAAGTCGTTGATACAGGAGCGCCAATCTCTGTACCAGTCGGCGATGTAACACTTGGTCGTGTATTTAACGTATTAGGTGAAACAATTGATTTAAATGACGAGATTCCAGCAGAAGAGACTCGTAATCCAATTCACCGTGAAGCTCCGAAATATGAAGAGCTTTCAACGCAAAAAGAAATTTTAGAAACAGGGATCAAGGTAGTAGACTTACTTGCTCCTTACATTAAGGGTGGTAAGATCGGTCTCTTCGGAGGTGCCGGTGTAGGTAAGACGGTTCTTATCCAGGAATTAATCAATAACATCGCCCAAGAGCATGGTGGTATTTCTGTATTCGCTGGCGTTGGTGAACGTACACGTGAAGGAAATGACCTTTACTTTGAAATGAGCGATTCTGGTGTTATTAAGAAAACAGCGATGGTGTTCGGTCAGATGAACGAACCGCCTGGAGCACGTATGCGTGTAGCGCTTGCTGGGTTAACAATGGCAGAGCACTTCCGTGATCAAGAAGGTGCGGACGTACTTCTCTTTATCGATAACATCTACCGCTTTACACAAGCAGGTTCTGAGGTGTCAGCCCTACTTGGACGTATGCCATCAGCGGTTGGTTATCAGCCAACGTTAGCATCAGAAATGGGTCAATTGCAAGAGCGTATCACATCGACAAAAACAGGTTCTGTAACATCAATTCAAGCGATTTACGTACCTGCCGATGACTACACTGACCCGGCACCAGCGACAGCGTTCGCTCACTTAGATGCAACAACAAACTTAGAGCGAAAGCTTTCTGAGATGGGTATCTATCCAGCGGTGGATCCACTTGCGTCTACGTCTCGTGCACTTGAGCCAGATGTTGTTGGTGGAGAGCACTATGAAGTTGCTCGTCAAGTGCAGCAAACACTACAAAAGTACAATGAGTTACAAGATATTATTGCAATTCTAGGTATGGACGAGTTATCTGAGGATGATAAGCTTGTCGTACACCGTGCTCGTCGTATTCAGTTCTTCTTATCACAAAACTTCCACGTTGCTGAGCAGTTTACTGGACAACCTGGTTCATATGTACCGGTTAAAGAAACAATCAAAGGATTCAAAGAAATTCTTGATGGTAAACATGATGACATCCCTGAGGATGCATTCCGCTTAGTTGGACGTATCGAAGAAGTTGTTGAAAAAGCTAAGGAAATGGCATAA
- a CDS encoding F0F1 ATP synthase subunit epsilon, with translation MATMNVNVVTPDGKVFEGDVEMVSARAQSGELGILPRHIPMVAPLTIGAVRLKDGSNIQLVAVNGGFIEVRPDQVTILAESAELPSDIDVARARAAKERAERRLQQAKQDEIDYKRAELALKRAINRLEVSK, from the coding sequence ATGGCGACAATGAATGTCAATGTTGTAACCCCTGATGGCAAAGTGTTTGAGGGAGATGTGGAGATGGTAAGTGCAAGAGCTCAAAGTGGTGAGCTAGGTATTTTACCGCGACATATTCCTATGGTGGCTCCACTAACAATTGGTGCTGTTCGATTAAAAGACGGCTCCAATATACAACTCGTTGCTGTAAATGGTGGCTTCATTGAGGTACGCCCTGATCAAGTAACGATATTAGCGGAATCTGCTGAATTGCCATCAGATATTGATGTCGCTCGTGCGCGTGCTGCAAAAGAACGTGCCGAACGTCGCTTACAACAAGCAAAGCAAGATGAAATTGATTACAAACGTGCAGAGCTGGCTTTAAAACGAGCAATTAACCGTTTAGAAGTCTCAAAGTAA